In one window of Nicotiana tabacum cultivar K326 chromosome 12, ASM71507v2, whole genome shotgun sequence DNA:
- the LOC107799884 gene encoding large ribosomal subunit protein bL31c-like yields MALTLSNTFLQKNASPPPLSLKKVEIGSNQMRWSCRKKDIHPQFYDNAKVYCNGEQVMTTGGTKNEYTVDVWSGNHPFYLGSRSALLVDADQVEKFRKKFSGLSQIMQIPTLKGEIVLPPKKKKATKKK; encoded by the exons ATGGCGCTCACTCTCTCCAACACCTTTCTCCAAAAAAATGCCTCTCCTCCTCCACTCTCCCTAAAAAAG GTGGAAATTGGGAGCAATCAGATGAGGTGGAGCTGTAGGAAGAAGGACATACACCCGCAGTTCTACGACAATGCTAAGGTTTACTGTAACGGAGAGCAGGTGATGACAACAGGTGGGACTAAGAATGAGTACACAGTTGATGTTTGGTCAGGTAATCATCCTTTTTACTTAGGTAGTCGTTCGGCGCTACTTGTGGATGCTGACCAGGTTGAGAAATTCCGGAAGAAGTTTAGTGGGTTATCACAGATTATGCAAATTCCTACCCTCAAAGGAGAGATTGTTCTTCCTCCTAAGAAGAAGAAAGCTACTAAGAAGAAGTAG